The following is a genomic window from Strix aluco isolate bStrAlu1 chromosome 27, bStrAlu1.hap1, whole genome shotgun sequence.
ctctcACCGGGGAGGGGGATCCGCATCGGCAGCGTCGCGGGGGCCGGCACCGACCCGCCGCCAGCGTGGGGCCTCAGGCCGGTGTTTCGGGGCTGAGCTGTGCCCCCTGCCCGGccctgaggggtgggggggacgggggatGCTCCCCCCAGGACAGCCCTCCTGCCCCCGGCACCCTGCTCCTGGGGGACCCCCAGCTCGCCCCGGCCCCTCGCCTCCGACTCCCGCCGCAGGGTCCAGCCGGGAGCCCCCGCAACGCCACGGTGGGGCCGCAGGGCCGCCATTGCCGGAGCCACCGGGCCGGCGGCGAGACCCCGGCGCGGGGGGCCCTAAGTGCTTCGGCGCCAGGCGGGGTGGCCGGGGCTCGGGGTGGCCGGCGTTTGGAGTGGCCGGGGTTCGGCACTGCCGGGCTGTCGCCGCGTCCTCGCCCCAGGGCGGCCTCGTCCTTGTAAGCGCTTCGGGCGCCGCGGAGCCGGGGACAAGTGCTAAACATCCCGGGtgcccccggctctgcccccGGCGCCTGCCCGACCCCGGCCGCCCGGCGCCGTCCCTAAGTGCTACGCGGGTGCGGACGTGCCGGGCTggcccggccgcggccgcggGGTCGTTCCCCACATGGCCCTGGAGCTTCTGCCCCGCGGTGCCGCGGGCGAGGAGGGATGGAGGCGCGTCAACGGGCCGGAGCCGCCCGGCACCCTCGGGATAAGTGCTGGGGCCGGGGTTGGCGGGGGCTCCCCCGTGCCACCCCCCCGGTGTGGGGTTGGCGGCCGGCTGGCGCCAGGGACGGCTCCCGGCCGGGACCCGGCGCGGCCCCGGTTGCATCACTCCGGCCGCGGCGCGAGCGGAGGGGAACGGCCGGAGCCACCGGGGCGGCTGAACCCTTGAGAACGCGGGAGCTGGTTCTCACGCGAAAATAATCCAAACGCCGAGGGCAGGGGGAGGCGAATCTGCCGCGTAAGCGGAATTTCTCCCCAGCCGCGGCCTCCGTCCAATTCTGGCCGGTGCCGCCTCCGGATAAGCCCGGGCCACCCGCCGGAGGCGACCCCCTGAGCACCGGGGGGGCAGCACCGGGGCGAGCGTCGCCGTCCTGCCGGCAGCGCCAGGGCCGGGTCCGAGGCGCGGGCGGCAGCTCCGTTGCCCTCGAGCCGTCCGTGCCCGGGGACGCTGCCGGACGCTCCCCGGGGGCCTCCgggctggagcagcccctccAGAGCCGTCCCCGCCGTCGGGTCGTGGGCgtcgggccggggccggcggcgtgAAGGGAGGGACCAGGGCAAGCGGGGGCTTCCCGCAGCAAAGCGCCGGCCGGGAGGgtgattaataaataaataaattaaagaagGGAGACGGTTTCCTCCCGGGCCGGAGCTGCCGCCGGCGCTCGCGTGGCCCAGCCGCCTCGTCCCGGGGGTCCCGCTGCCGGATCCTGCCGTCCTCGCTCCCGCCGAGCgcccggagcggggctgcggcCACGGGGCCATCGGTTGCCCGGGGATGGGGCCACCTGCCCTCGGATGTCACctcggccgcggggcgggcgggcggggacgTCCCCATCCCCAGTGCCACTCCAGAAGCGCGGGGAGATGCGGGGTCCGCTCGGCCTCCTCCTTTCCCCGTCGCCGTTGAGCCGGGGCCGTCCGGTGAAGCCGCGCCGCGCCGTGCCGTGCTGCCGCGGGTGCCGCTGGGGGTCCCGGCTGCCCCTTCCCTTCTCCGTCCGGTTGCTTTATTGCACAATGCATGTCGAAGCGCGGGTTTGGTGCAGCGTTTTCTCcgtgggatttttcttttctctctctctctctctctctctctctctctcttcccccaacATCCGAAGGAATTTCAACGCTTGTTCTTTgtatttgtcttaaaaatgaaaaccaaccaaaaataaaaaaaaaaaagaaaaacaaaaagaaaaacagcggAAGGAAAGAGGAGTTTGTTGGTGGAGCGGGGCGCGGGTCGGAGGGGCAGCACCAGCCGGGCTCTAAGAGCATCCGCATCTGTCAACCACCATGCCCGGGATCTTGCCGTAGATGATTTGCTGTTTGTCGTTGAAGTAGAGCATGTTGATGGGGGACATCTTGGTGGGGGTGCAGCagggccccgccgagccccggggGTTGGCCTGTTGCACCAGGTGGGTGTGGGGGTACTTCTGCATGAACATGTACTCGCACTGCCCCGAGCAGTAGTTGGCTTTGTATCTCTTGGGGGCGATAATCCAGTCCCAGCCGAAGGCCTCGAAGTCGACGGTCAGGGGGTAGCGGCAGCAGCGCGACTCGGTCGAGTGCTCGTCGCAGTCCAGCCCCAGGTTCCGCCGCGAGCGCTTGTTGTTCTCCAGCACCCGCAGCTCCATgaaggggtgctggggggagacggggggggggggacagggacggggacgtGAGCCCCACGCACTGACCCGCCGGCCCATCGCCCCACAGGTCCCATCGCCCCATGGGTCCCAGCACCCCGGCTCCTCCCTGGGTCCCACATGGCCCCACAGAGCTGCCACCAGCCCCATCGAGGTGTCACCAGCCCCATCGAGGTGTCACCAGCCCCacaggggtgtccccagccccatggAAGTTTTACCAGTCCCACGCAGCTGTAACTGGTCCCACAGAGCTGTGACCATCCCTGTGGAGCCATAACTGGCCTCGCAGAGCTGTCACTGGCCCCACAGGGGTGTCACCAGCCCTATGGGAGTGTCATTGTCCCCCACGGAGCTGTCACTGTCCCCACAAAACTGTGACCAGCCCCATGGAGCCATCACTGGCTCCGCAGAGATGTGACCAGTCTTGTGGAGCTGTGGCTGGATCCGTGGGGCTGTCAGTGTCCCCACGGAGCTGTGACTGTCCCCACGGAGCTGTGACTGTCCCCACAAAGCTGTGACCAGCCCCACAGAGCTGTCACTGTCTCCATGGAGTTGTCACTGTGCCCACGGAGCTGTGACTGTCCCCACAGAGCTGTCACCACCCCCACAAGCTGTCACCACCCCCACAGAGCTGCACCCTCCCATGCCCATCCCGGTTGCCCTCCCGTTGCCCAGGACTGGCTGGGAACCCCGTGCCCAGCTGAGCACCAGGGCCACCGCGATGCCCCACCGACCCCTGGGGGACCCCAAgccgggcaccccccgcccccccccaccacAGCCACCTACCAGCCCTTCGGCCCCGGGTCCCAGCGAGGTGACGGCCAGGTCGTTGCCGTTGGGGTCGAAGGCGTTGATCTCGATGCCCCAGTTGTTCTGCGGCTGCTTGAACCAGTTCTGCAGCACGTGCTTGAAGTCGATGCTCTGCCAGTGCCCGATGCGGGAGTTGAGGTCGATCTTGAGGGAGCGGATGCGGATGTGGCGGCTGCCTTCCTCCGTCACCGGCTTCAGGCGGAGGATCTGCAGGTAGACGGTGGAGGTGTGCTGCACGGGCCGCAGGTACACCCACAGCTGCGCCTTCACCACCTTGGTGAACATGATCTTGGGGCTGAAGTTGAAGAAGCAGCAATGGGGGTTGCCCTCGATCTGCACCACGGGGTCCGCTGTGGGAGGAAGGAGGTGTCAGGGccggccccgggacccccccctgCGCCCAACCTCCCTCCTCCGTCGGGGCCAGCTCCTCCTCGGTCGTTAGGAGTTGAAGGTCGGGTCAGAGGCCGCCCCGGGGGTCATTGCCCCTCCATTGGCAATAAGGTCCCCGGCTGCCCCCTGACCCCGTGTCACCGGGGATTCATGAGCCCCCGCGGGGGCTGTGGGGACCGAGCCCCCCGCTGAGCGAGGTCGGgctgagcggggcggggggggtccagccctgcagcacctgctCCGGGGCAGCCACTTCCCAGCACAGGGGGGGGCTCGGTAGCCCCGGGGCCACAGCAAAGCCCCGAGGAGGGTCCACGGCACCCAGCTGGGTACCACCAGCGGCGGGTCCACGTCCCAGAGGACACCCACCTCCCGCCTCCCACCCTCCCCGGGCCTCTTCTCGGGGCAGCCCCCCCACACCTCGGGTCATGCCCGGGATGATGCTCTCGGAGACGCCG
Proteins encoded in this region:
- the GDF11 gene encoding growth/differentiation factor 11; amino-acid sequence: MAPVLLCLLALVVAGGGGLEAQPPASEPACPVCLWRRHSKELRLESIKSQILSKLRLKEAPNITREVVKQLLPKAPPLQQLLDLHDFQGDSLQHDEYLEEDEYHATTETVISMAQETDPVVQIEGNPHCCFFNFSPKIMFTKVVKAQLWVYLRPVQHTSTVYLQILRLKPVTEEGSRHIRIRSLKIDLNSRIGHWQSIDFKHVLQNWFKQPQNNWGIEINAFDPNGNDLAVTSLGPGAEGLHPFMELRVLENNKRSRRNLGLDCDEHSTESRCCRYPLTVDFEAFGWDWIIAPKRYKANYCSGQCEYMFMQKYPHTHLVQQANPRGSAGPCCTPTKMSPINMLYFNDKQQIIYGKIPGMVVDRCGCS